One window of the Eucalyptus grandis isolate ANBG69807.140 chromosome 6, ASM1654582v1, whole genome shotgun sequence genome contains the following:
- the LOC104429314 gene encoding PR5-like receptor kinase — protein sequence MTKSFSEKLGQGGFGAVYKGKTRDGCLVAVKILTELKSSPKEFINEVVSISRTSHINVITLLGFCYEGKKRALIFEYMPNGSLDKFIYLGKALNMRSSLEWKILYQIAIGIARGLEYLHRGCNTKILHFDIKPHNILLDRDFTPKISDFGLAKLCHGRESAVSTLDMRGTIGPEVVCRNLGRVSHKSDVYSYGMLVFDMVGIKNSNINVSNSSEMYFPEWIYRNVEPIKDMKLPMNVTEEEEVLVRKMIIVSLWCIQTSPFDRPPIVKVIEMLEGSIESLQMPPKPNLFSPSQELSQHWEMSMSNSNGSHKEDKIPENLEENNN from the coding sequence atgacaaaatcattttCAGAGAAACTTGGTCAAGGAGGATTTGGTGCAGTGTATAAGGGAAAGACCAGAGATGGTTGTCTTGTAGCAGTGAAAATCTTGACAGAGTTGAAAAGTAGCCCAAAAGAATTTATCAATGAAGTTGTGAGCATTAGTAGAACTTCTCACATTAATGTTATCACTCTCTTAGGCTTTTGTTatgaagggaagaagagagcTCTAATATTCGAGTACATGCCTAATGGTTCGTTGGATAAGTTCATATATTTAGGAAAAGCTTTAAATATGAGAAGTTCCTTGGAATGGAAGATACTATATCAAATTGCAATTGGCATTGCTCGTGGGCTAGAGTATCTGCACCGAGGCTGCAATACCaaaatcttgcattttgataTAAAACCTCATAACATCTTGCTCGATAGAGATTTTACCCCCAAGATTTCGGATTTTGGCCTTGCTAAACTATGTCATGGACGGGAGAGTGCTGTATCAACTCTTGACATGAGAGGAACGATTGGACCAGAAGTTGTTTGTCGAAACTTAGGAAGAGTCTCTCACAAGTCTGATGTTTATAGTTATGGAATGTTGGTTTTTGATATGGTTggcataaaaaattctaatatcAATGTTTCCAACAGTAGTGAAATGTACTTTCCAGAATGGATTTATAGGAATGTAGAGCCCATCAAAGATATGAAATTGCCAATGAATGTgacagaggaggaggaagtgctGGTGAGGAAGATGATCATTGTGAGTTTGTGGTGCATTCAAACTAGTCCATTTGATCGACCACCAATTGTGAAGGTGATAGAAATGTTAGAAGGAAGCATTGAATCACTACAAATGCCACCGAAGCCCAACTTGTTTTCTCCATCGCAAGAATTGTCGCAACACTGGGAAATGTCAATGTCAAACTCTAATGGCAGCCACAAGGAGGACAAGATACCAGAGAATTTAGAGGAAAACAACAACTGA
- the LOC120294477 gene encoding uncharacterized protein LOC120294477: MGNYASCALSGPAGRQSRAAKVIFPGGEVQQFHAPTKAAELMLETPSYFLVNTRSLRAGRRFSALNADEDLEMANVYVMFPMRRLNSFVTAADMGALFLAASSAAKKGGASGGSRVGALPEAGEKREAEAEAAAAAAVPKLNLEEIEGFSTQEFMHRLSMSKSKKPLLETITED; this comes from the coding sequence ATGGGGAACTACGCGTCCTGCGCCCTATCTGGCCCCGCCGGGCGGCAGTCGAGGGCCGCCAAGGTGATCTTCCCAGGCGGCGAGGTCCAGCAGTTCCACGCGCCCACCAAGGCCGCGGAGCTCATGCTCGAGACCCCGAGCTACTTCCTCGTCAACACGCGGTCCCTCCGCGCCGGGCGGCGGTTCTCGGCTCTCAACGCGGACGAGGACCTCGAGATGGCGAACGTCTACGTCATGTTCCCGATGCGGCGGCTCAACTCCTTCGTGACCGCGGCCGACATGGGCGCGCTGTTCCtcgccgcgagctccgccgccaaGAAAGGCGGGGCCTCCGGGGGGAGCCGGGTGGGGGCCCTGCCGGAGGCGGGCGAGAAGCGGGAGGCCGAGGCCGaggccgccgcagccgccgccgtgCCGAAGCTGAACCTGGAGGAGATCGAAGGGTTCTCGACGCAGGAGTTCATGCATAGACTCTCCATGTCGAAGTCAAAGAAGCCTTTGCTGGAGACCATAACCGAAGACTGA
- the LOC104451987 gene encoding loganic acid O-methyltransferase-like, producing the protein MAILIPSTPPCSKSIVDLLVQLLESALMDLVSLGLLSEEKIHSFNLPLYHPTLAEMEALVKRNGHFNIERMNPLVRLPPRGI; encoded by the exons ATGGCCATTCTCATTCCAAGCACACCGCCTTGCTCGAAATCCATTGTCGACTTGCTAGTGCAGCTTCTGGAATCTGCTCTCATGGATCTCGTGAGCTTG GGACTGCTCTCTGAAGAGAAAATCCACTCATTCAACTTGCCCCTTTACCATCCGACTTTGGCGGAGATGGAGGCCCTGGTGAAGCGAAATGGGCATTTCAACATCGAGAGGATGAATCCGCTGGTTCGTCTGCCGCCTAGGGGCATCTGA
- the LOC104449685 gene encoding uncharacterized protein LOC104449685 — protein sequence MESISVCCSSTFLPSNFTASRSRRGLSIGPFATRRRKQDAMVFAAKHDGYEGGCSGRLADEGMIILRKRIHEMKMIERNYEPPQDWMEWEKKYYTCYDEYVCKFVGVLQSHLMNTRPSMALGMLAFMMMSIPVSSGVILSRAVEGAIGTLSGVHLN from the coding sequence ATGGAATCGATTTCTGTCTGTTGTTCTTCAACATTCCTTCCCTCGAATTTCACTGCCAGTCGATCCCGTCGTGGCCTGAGCATTGGTCCATTCGCGACTCGAAGAAGGAAGCAGGACGCCATGGTTTTTGCTGCGAAACACGACGGCTACGAGGGGGGTTGCAGTGGGCGGCTCGCCGATGAGGGCATGATAATCCTGAGGAAGCGGATTCACGAGATGAAGATGATCGAGCGCAACTATGAGCCCCCGCAGGATTGGATGGAGTGGGAGAAGAAATACTACACTTGCTACGACGAGTACGTGTGCAAATTTGTTGGGGTGTTGCAGTCtcatttgatgaacacaagGCCGAGCATGGCTCTCGGGATGCTGGCTTTCATGATGATGAGCATCCCGGTTTCATCGGGAGTGATCTTGTCGAGAGCAGTCGAAGGAGCCATCGGGACATTGTCAGGCGTTCATTTGAATTGA